The Pyrodictium delaneyi genome contains a region encoding:
- a CDS encoding putative metallopeptidase, producing MKYRRDQRLEEAIHLLIDALGLDYIDKGRVYAAWSTGSTTRAYARIWGLPSPFARLGLCKPMYVIELVSENFRELSCRERISVLVHELLHIPRSFSGGLRNHGEWSRWHNIRGLLARIPRDVAERVCRLLEESTEPQP from the coding sequence GTGAAGTATAGGAGGGATCAACGGCTCGAAGAAGCCATCCATCTCCTCATAGACGCACTTGGTCTAGACTACATAGACAAGGGGAGAGTTTACGCCGCCTGGAGCACCGGGTCGACAACTCGAGCCTATGCACGCATATGGGGACTCCCTTCACCCTTTGCTAGGCTAGGTTTATGCAAGCCCATGTACGTCATAGAGCTTGTGTCCGAGAACTTCCGGGAGCTCTCCTGCAGAGAACGGATCTCGGTTCTTGTGCACGAGCTGCTACACATACCGCGTAGCTTTAGCGGAGGGCTCCGCAACCACGGCGAGTGGAGCCGCTGGCATAACATAAGAGGCTTGCTGGCCAGGATTCCTCGTGACGTGGCGGAGCGGGTCTGTAGACTCCTAGAGGAGTCTACAGAACCTCAGCCATAG
- the ahcY gene encoding adenosylhomocysteinase: MASRVRDPALADRGALQIEWAEMHMPVVAKFIRERFTREKPLQGVRIGAVLHVTKETAALVRTLAAGGAEVRLAASNPLSTQDDVAAALAREEGIEVCAWRGMNEEEYFSCIRWVTEWRPNIVIDDGGDLHAMLHREYPEIAASVWGGTEETTTGVIRLRAMEKDGVLKYPAIAVNDARTKMMFDNRYGTGQSTIDGILRATNILFAGKVVVVAGYGWVGRGIALRARGMGARVIVTEVDPIRALEAVMDGFDVMPMIEAARRGDVFITATGDKKVIRREHFEVMKDGAILANAGHFNVEIWVPDLEEMAVAKRQVRPYVTEYRLTDGRRIYLLAEGRLVNLVAAEGHPSEVMDMSFANQALSAEYLVKNRGKLEPRVYVVPREIDEEVARLKLKAMGISIDTLTEEQKEYLSSWQL; encoded by the coding sequence ATGGCGAGCAGGGTGAGGGACCCAGCTCTAGCGGATAGGGGCGCACTCCAGATAGAATGGGCAGAAATGCATATGCCTGTTGTAGCCAAGTTCATCCGCGAGAGGTTCACCCGCGAGAAACCACTCCAGGGCGTCCGGATAGGTGCTGTCCTCCACGTAACCAAGGAGACGGCGGCGCTCGTTCGCACACTAGCAGCTGGCGGCGCTGAGGTCCGGCTAGCTGCAAGCAATCCGCTGAGTACTCAGGACGATGTGGCAGCGGCTCTTGCCCGTGAGGAGGGCATAGAGGTCTGTGCCTGGCGCGGGATGAATGAGGAGGAGTACTTCTCCTGTATACGCTGGGTAACAGAGTGGAGACCCAACATAGTCATAGACGACGGTGGCGACCTCCACGCCATGCTTCACCGCGAGTACCCCGAGATAGCGGCTAGTGTGTGGGGAGGCACAGAGGAGACTACCACGGGCGTGATAAGGCTCCGTGCCATGGAGAAGGATGGTGTACTAAAGTACCCTGCTATAGCCGTTAATGATGCACGAACAAAGATGATGTTCGACAACAGGTACGGCACCGGGCAGAGCACAATAGACGGTATACTAAGAGCCACCAACATACTCTTCGCAGGCAAGGTAGTAGTCGTAGCTGGCTACGGCTGGGTTGGCCGCGGTATAGCCCTCAGAGCCAGGGGCATGGGTGCTCGCGTAATAGTCACGGAGGTCGACCCGATAAGAGCGCTAGAAGCAGTCATGGACGGCTTCGACGTGATGCCGATGATAGAGGCTGCCCGCCGCGGCGACGTATTCATAACAGCAACGGGAGATAAGAAGGTCATACGCCGGGAACACTTCGAGGTCATGAAGGACGGTGCCATACTGGCTAACGCAGGCCACTTCAACGTAGAGATATGGGTACCCGACCTCGAAGAGATGGCTGTAGCTAAGAGGCAGGTAAGGCCCTACGTCACTGAGTACCGGCTAACAGATGGCCGCAGAATATACCTCCTAGCCGAGGGCCGCCTAGTAAACCTAGTAGCAGCTGAGGGTCATCCAAGCGAGGTAATGGACATGAGCTTCGCGAACCAGGCCCTCTCCGCCGAGTACCTGGTCAAGAACCGTGGCAAGCTGGAGCCACGTGTCTACGTCGTCCCCCGGGAAATAGACGAGGAAGTTGCACGGCTCAAACTAAAGGCCATGGGGATAAGCATAGACACGCTCACGGAGGAGCAGAAGGAGTACCTATCCAGCTGGCAGCTCTAA
- a CDS encoding proteasome-activating nucleotidase, whose protein sequence is MQHRGSADNEFSKDYIYYLERRIRELEAERSELRRELRRYRMEVDKLLSPPLIEAMVLSVLPDGRVVVKSSTGPNLVVNVSSNVDPSKLVPGAYVALNQRGSTIVEVLPEREDPYIRAMEVTERPKVTFDDIGGLEEQKRELYEAVILPLVKPEAFRELGIEPPKGVLLYGPPGCGKTLLAKAVASMSNATFIRVVASEFVHKYVGEGARIVREVFKLARKKAPSIIFIDEIDAIAAKRIDIGTSGEREIQRTLMQLLAELDGFDPLGDVKVIAATNRIDILDPALLRPGRFDRLIYVPPPDERGRLEIFKIHTKRMKLADDVDLGYLARITEGATGADIRAIVMEAGLAALRNNRRYVTMEDFLSAVEKVMKKRRRPYVDNPEYFESNPIAGVGESAVMHI, encoded by the coding sequence ATGCAGCACCGCGGCAGCGCCGATAACGAGTTCTCAAAGGACTACATATACTACCTTGAGCGGAGGATCCGGGAGCTTGAAGCAGAGCGCTCAGAGCTGCGGCGCGAGCTGCGCCGCTACCGAATGGAGGTTGACAAGCTCCTAAGCCCACCACTAATAGAGGCTATGGTGCTCAGCGTCCTACCTGACGGCCGTGTGGTGGTCAAGAGCAGTACTGGCCCTAACCTAGTAGTCAACGTGTCGTCAAACGTTGATCCCTCTAAGCTAGTTCCAGGAGCCTACGTCGCTCTCAACCAGCGTGGCTCAACGATAGTAGAAGTGCTGCCAGAGCGCGAGGACCCATACATAAGGGCTATGGAAGTCACCGAGAGACCCAAGGTAACGTTTGACGATATAGGTGGGCTCGAAGAGCAGAAGCGCGAGCTCTATGAGGCCGTCATACTACCGCTAGTGAAGCCGGAGGCGTTCCGCGAGCTAGGTATAGAGCCGCCGAAGGGTGTACTACTGTATGGTCCGCCCGGCTGTGGTAAGACACTGTTAGCAAAAGCGGTAGCATCTATGAGCAATGCTACATTCATACGCGTAGTAGCGTCTGAGTTCGTGCACAAGTATGTCGGCGAGGGCGCCAGGATAGTGCGCGAGGTATTCAAGCTAGCCCGCAAGAAGGCACCAAGCATCATATTCATAGATGAGATAGATGCAATAGCAGCTAAGAGAATAGACATAGGCACTAGCGGTGAGCGTGAGATACAACGCACGCTTATGCAGTTACTAGCAGAGCTGGACGGCTTCGACCCGCTCGGCGACGTAAAGGTGATAGCTGCTACAAACAGAATCGACATACTCGACCCAGCACTGCTCCGGCCAGGTCGCTTCGACAGACTCATCTACGTGCCGCCGCCGGACGAGCGAGGGCGCCTAGAGATATTCAAGATACACACAAAGAGAATGAAACTAGCGGACGACGTTGACCTAGGCTACCTGGCTAGGATAACAGAGGGAGCTACTGGTGCAGACATTAGGGCAATAGTGATGGAGGCAGGACTTGCAGCATTGCGTAACAACCGCAGATATGTCACTATGGAAGACTTCCTATCAGCGGTCGAGAAGGTGATGAAGAAGAGGCGTCGCCCCTACGTTGATAATCCAGAGTACTTTGAGAGTAACCCCATAGCTGGTGTCGGCGAGAGCGCTGTAATGCATATTTAA
- a CDS encoding DNA cytosine methyltransferase produces the protein MLSLVDLFSGAGGFAEGFRRAGFRVLLGVDNDPAAIRSYKANFPEAIALAMDIKEVTGALIERLVGRPDVVIGSPPCEPYTGANPRRMKNPIDRLYQDPAGQLVLHFARIVGELKPKVFVMENVPGILDVKGELRRIFAEAGYPEVYFNILAAEDYGTPSHRLRVFISNIRIKPRKHPRRITVEEALRGLPEPGSSDVLNHELPPLSPRKARRIARLRWGQALIYYEGAEGRRYPNLIRLDPRRHAPTVLGSSRFIHPYEDRFLTVREQARLMGFPDNHVFLGGKDEQYNQVGEAVPVPLAEAIAWEVRRFLEKES, from the coding sequence GTGCTAAGCCTCGTAGACCTGTTTAGCGGCGCAGGAGGCTTCGCTGAGGGGTTCCGCCGGGCAGGCTTCCGCGTACTTCTCGGCGTGGACAACGATCCTGCAGCGATCCGCAGCTATAAGGCTAATTTCCCTGAGGCGATAGCCCTAGCTATGGATATAAAGGAGGTAACAGGGGCGCTGATAGAGAGGCTTGTAGGCCGCCCCGACGTGGTTATAGGTAGCCCGCCTTGCGAGCCCTACACTGGGGCCAACCCACGGCGCATGAAGAACCCCATAGACAGGCTATACCAGGATCCAGCCGGGCAGCTGGTTCTCCACTTTGCCCGTATAGTTGGCGAGCTGAAGCCCAAGGTATTCGTGATGGAGAACGTCCCGGGAATACTGGATGTGAAGGGGGAGCTTCGCCGCATATTCGCGGAAGCCGGGTACCCGGAGGTATACTTTAATATACTAGCAGCCGAGGACTATGGCACGCCTAGCCATAGGCTACGCGTATTCATCTCCAACATCCGGATAAAGCCCAGGAAGCACCCCCGCAGGATAACCGTGGAGGAAGCCCTCCGAGGGCTACCAGAGCCTGGCAGCAGTGACGTGCTAAATCACGAGCTGCCTCCGCTGAGTCCCCGGAAAGCACGCCGGATAGCGAGGCTACGCTGGGGCCAAGCACTGATATATTATGAGGGTGCAGAAGGGCGTCGTTATCCCAACCTCATAAGGCTTGACCCGAGGCGCCACGCACCCACTGTGCTAGGGTCGAGCAGGTTCATACACCCTTACGAAGATAGGTTCCTCACCGTTAGAGAGCAAGCGAGGCTAATGGGGTTCCCCGATAACCACGTCTTCCTAGGCGGAAAGGACGAGCAGTATAACCAGGTGGGCGAGGCAGTCCCGGTGCCTCTAGCAGAGGCTATAGCGTGGGAGGTTAGGAGGTTTCTTGAGAAAGAATCCTAG
- a CDS encoding multiprotein bridging factor aMBF1 — protein sequence MPLQRRREIIYCEMCGAPIEGRSYTIVVEATDMVVCERCYRRYMSRATRTGTDEPLRFRIAPRKEKPGPARTAPQRIEPPRPAVQRTARRPPRPPVRRRGTGLGAVERYEVVEDYAEKVRRAREKLGLTQKELAVKVKVGENVIKRIEAGTLVPPIDLAMRLERVLGVKLLEPVVEEEEEPAPSSRKGDFYLTLGDIAELRED from the coding sequence ATGCCTCTACAGAGGCGCCGCGAGATAATATACTGTGAGATGTGCGGGGCGCCGATAGAGGGCAGGAGTTACACCATAGTCGTCGAGGCCACCGATATGGTGGTCTGCGAGCGCTGCTACCGCCGCTATATGTCTCGGGCCACGAGGACTGGCACCGACGAGCCGCTACGGTTCCGCATCGCCCCGCGTAAGGAGAAGCCCGGGCCGGCGAGGACCGCCCCCCAGCGTATAGAGCCGCCGCGACCCGCTGTTCAGAGGACGGCCCGGCGGCCGCCTAGGCCGCCAGTCCGACGCCGGGGCACTGGACTCGGTGCCGTGGAGCGCTACGAGGTGGTAGAGGACTATGCCGAGAAGGTTCGGAGGGCCCGCGAGAAACTCGGGCTGACGCAAAAGGAGCTAGCAGTCAAGGTAAAGGTAGGCGAGAACGTGATAAAGAGAATCGAGGCAGGCACGCTCGTGCCCCCGATAGACCTGGCCATGAGGCTTGAACGCGTACTCGGGGTAAAACTGCTAGAGCCAGTAGTAGAGGAGGAAGAGGAACCCGCTCCAAGCAGTAGGAAGGGAGACTTCTACCTAACCCTCGGCGACATAGCTGAGCTACGCGAGGACTAG
- a CDS encoding RecB-family nuclease, which produces MKARVAVLVHDVSSAQRLIDMAKLVYGLGFTHLVATKVYGAAASSGVPEVTRLALRLGRSFSVLPSVKDAIELLSPDKVVVVSREYGEPTDPWRYAEKLAGQQSVLIIFGGIDAAPGKDVVGLGEPVYPVGAETRLTPVAEAALLLYPLSRILSQETS; this is translated from the coding sequence TTGAAGGCGAGAGTAGCAGTGCTAGTTCACGATGTGTCGAGTGCCCAGCGGCTCATAGACATGGCTAAACTAGTCTATGGACTAGGCTTCACTCACCTAGTGGCTACGAAGGTCTATGGCGCGGCCGCGTCTAGTGGCGTCCCCGAGGTGACTCGGCTAGCCCTCCGGCTGGGCCGGAGCTTCTCAGTGCTGCCTAGCGTAAAGGACGCCATAGAGCTTCTATCGCCAGACAAGGTTGTGGTGGTTTCGAGGGAGTATGGTGAGCCTACGGATCCCTGGCGCTATGCAGAGAAGCTAGCCGGGCAACAAAGCGTGCTAATCATCTTTGGTGGTATAGATGCTGCGCCCGGTAAGGACGTAGTAGGCCTTGGCGAGCCGGTATACCCTGTTGGGGCGGAGACGCGGTTAACCCCGGTAGCGGAGGCGGCTCTACTTCTCTACCCGTTGTCTAGGATTCTTTCTCAAGAAACCTCCTAA
- the hflX gene encoding GTPase HflX yields MKRALLALPRRLTSWEEREAYALLETAGYTVVDVVRYRPISRSRLFSKAKLEELAEKAKPLRGDEEARIIVYDELRPREYFRIVREARVDAIDRTLLILEIFALHAGSREAKLQIELARLKHQLPVIKEAIRLAKMRELPGFLGPGGYAVDAYYRYMVSRIARIRRELQELRRRREIERAKRRSAGLPHVAIVGYASAGKTTLFNKISGEKKPVGPEYFTTISPKVKATSFDGLRFAVVDTVGFISRIPPEIIEAFHSTLEEAAYADLILYVLDVSEDEYVMTEKLSEGLDTLRRIGVVDRPMIIAANKVDLVRDRSDLERVLNLIEAMAESVYPGLQGVIPVSAATSEGLGRLLCRVATLLRGTAGSMC; encoded by the coding sequence TTGAAGCGCGCATTGCTTGCTCTACCCCGGCGGCTGACTAGCTGGGAGGAGAGGGAGGCTTACGCTCTGCTAGAGACTGCAGGCTACACCGTGGTAGACGTTGTACGGTACCGACCCATATCCAGGTCCCGGCTCTTCAGCAAGGCTAAGCTAGAGGAGCTAGCTGAGAAGGCTAAGCCGCTTCGTGGAGACGAGGAGGCGAGGATAATCGTTTACGACGAGTTGCGGCCCCGAGAGTACTTCCGCATAGTGCGCGAAGCCCGGGTAGACGCAATTGACAGGACGTTGCTCATTCTCGAGATCTTTGCCTTGCACGCTGGTAGCCGGGAGGCTAAGCTGCAGATAGAACTCGCCCGGCTTAAGCACCAGCTACCCGTGATAAAGGAGGCTATAAGATTGGCCAAGATGAGGGAGCTGCCAGGCTTCCTAGGCCCTGGCGGCTACGCTGTAGACGCCTACTACCGGTACATGGTCTCACGCATTGCTAGGATCCGCCGCGAGCTGCAAGAGCTGCGGAGGCGCCGTGAGATAGAGAGGGCGAAGAGGAGGAGTGCCGGCCTACCCCATGTCGCTATAGTAGGCTATGCGAGTGCTGGGAAGACAACATTGTTTAACAAGATTAGTGGCGAGAAGAAGCCGGTAGGTCCAGAGTACTTCACCACCATATCCCCTAAGGTCAAGGCTACGAGTTTCGACGGGCTACGCTTCGCTGTAGTCGATACTGTCGGATTCATATCTAGGATCCCGCCCGAGATAATCGAGGCTTTCCACTCTACACTCGAGGAGGCCGCTTATGCCGACCTCATACTCTATGTGTTGGACGTTTCGGAAGACGAGTACGTTATGACGGAGAAGCTTAGCGAGGGCCTTGACACGCTCCGCCGGATAGGCGTCGTGGATCGTCCAATGATAATAGCTGCCAATAAGGTCGATTTAGTCCGCGATCGAAGCGACCTAGAACGTGTACTCAACCTGATAGAAGCCATGGCTGAGTCCGTCTACCCGGGGCTCCAGGGAGTTATACCAGTCTCTGCTGCGACAAGTGAAGGGTTGGGCAGACTGCTATGCCGGGTGGCCACCCTGCTGAGAGGTACGGCCGGGTCTATGTGCTGA
- a CDS encoding transcription factor has product MSSGGEVEKLYTFIERLIDRDARLVFQALYEEGGELSEIDLAEKTGLKLNAIRRSLNLLAEKGLAVYRRQKHPEKNRLVFYWRINYEGLPAIIEARKRATLEKLRTLLEREETISYYMCPNDGTKYTFDEALDHEFACPRCGTMLVPDEDRELRIQIIRQYIALLEAELGSAKPRRPV; this is encoded by the coding sequence ATGTCCAGCGGCGGTGAGGTGGAGAAACTCTACACGTTCATAGAGAGGCTGATAGACCGGGATGCGCGGCTAGTCTTCCAGGCACTGTATGAGGAGGGCGGTGAACTCTCAGAGATAGACTTAGCCGAGAAGACTGGACTAAAGCTGAACGCTATACGCCGTTCCCTTAACCTTCTCGCGGAGAAGGGGCTTGCAGTATACCGGAGGCAGAAACACCCCGAGAAGAATAGGCTAGTCTTCTACTGGAGGATAAACTACGAGGGACTCCCAGCAATAATAGAGGCGCGTAAACGGGCTACGCTAGAAAAGCTCAGAACGCTACTAGAGCGCGAGGAGACAATCAGCTACTATATGTGCCCCAACGACGGCACTAAATATACCTTCGACGAGGCCCTCGACCACGAGTTTGCATGCCCGCGTTGCGGCACAATGCTGGTCCCCGACGAGGATAGGGAGCTACGCATACAGATTATCCGGCAATACATAGCCCTGCTGGAGGCGGAGCTCGGCAGTGCTAAGCCTCGTAGACCTGTTTAG
- a CDS encoding tRNA (cytidine(56)-2'-O)-methyltransferase, with protein sequence MPGGHPAERYGRVYVLRIGHRPQRDKRITTHVGLVARAFGANGFVLGDVCDDHVMDSLRGVLERWGGSMELLCGVNSRRYVSEWKRNCGEVIHLTMYGLHVDDVIGEIRASPRPKLIVVGAEKVPPFFYEAADYNVAIGNQPHSEVAALAVFLDRLYEGRELRIEFPGARVKILPSPRGKKVVSLEEDN encoded by the coding sequence ATGCCGGGTGGCCACCCTGCTGAGAGGTACGGCCGGGTCTATGTGCTGAGGATAGGACACCGGCCTCAGCGCGACAAAAGAATAACGACACACGTAGGTCTCGTAGCGCGTGCCTTCGGAGCTAACGGGTTCGTACTAGGTGATGTCTGCGACGACCATGTGATGGACTCTCTCCGGGGCGTCCTAGAGCGTTGGGGCGGCTCTATGGAGCTGTTGTGCGGCGTCAATAGCCGGCGCTATGTCTCCGAGTGGAAGAGGAATTGTGGAGAAGTCATACACCTCACTATGTACGGGCTCCATGTCGACGATGTTATAGGCGAGATACGGGCTAGTCCCCGGCCGAAGCTCATAGTGGTGGGGGCCGAGAAGGTGCCTCCATTCTTCTACGAAGCGGCAGATTACAATGTGGCTATAGGGAATCAGCCGCACAGCGAGGTAGCAGCGCTAGCAGTTTTCCTCGACAGGCTATACGAGGGGAGAGAGCTACGCATAGAGTTCCCTGGTGCACGTGTGAAAATACTGCCCTCGCCTCGCGGCAAAAAGGTAGTAAGCCTAGAAGAGGACAACTAA